The DNA region TAATATCATATTACAATCAAAAACTCAATCCACGCATAGAAATATTTGAGGGATCTGAACCATTTGTTTTGTCCGAAAAAAAATGTTATAAAAAGAGCTTGACCATTTTGGAAAAAGTCCTTAACCCGAATAGAATAAAACGAAAGAAAAAATTTATGCATCAAACGATAGATTATCAAATGCGGCTTGAAGAGATCGGACAACTGGCTGCCGCGCTGTTAAGTCAAAAAACGAAGTTGCAGGCCGCCGCCGCCCATGATGCCGGATTTCCTGTAAAAATTACATCGATCGAGGTCGATCTGGCGGTGCAGCACCTGCAAACCATGCAAGCGGAGATTCCCTGGTTGGGGAGTGGCCGGCCGTACGGAACAGTGGCAACCATATTCCCCTACGATGCGCCGGTGGTCGTGCTGGCGCGCCTGGGCGGTTCGGCCCTTCTGACCGGGAATCGGCTGCGGTTCAGTCTTTCTTCCCAGACACCCCGAACCGCCGAACTATTGGAAAAAATTTGCAGGCCTTTTCAATTTCTTGAAGCGGTTGTCGGTGAGGACAACCGTGAGTTCGGACGTCGTTGTGTGGCCGATGAAGACATTCGGGTGCTCTTCATTTCCGGAGCCTCTGCCGTTGGGGAGGTATACCGGCGCCAGCATCGATCGTTTGACAAGCTTTTTTTTGCCGGTCCGGGCGGCATGCCGGCGGCGATTGTGTCGGAAGATGCCGATGTCGAGGCGGCCGGCCGCTTCATAACCCGCCGGGCGTTCATTAACGGCGGCCAGTACTGCACGACCCTGAAAAAGGCATACATCCACAGCAGCCTTTATGCTGCGATTCGCGACCAGATAATAGAGGGGGTCCGGCGCATGAAAGTGGGGGATCCGTTA from Candidatus Desulfatibia profunda includes:
- a CDS encoding aldehyde dehydrogenase family protein, translated to MHQTIDYQMRLEEIGQLAAALLSQKTKLQAAAAHDAGFPVKITSIEVDLAVQHLQTMQAEIPWLGSGRPYGTVATIFPYDAPVVVLARLGGSALLTGNRLRFSLSSQTPRTAELLEKICRPFQFLEAVVGEDNREFGRRCVADEDIRVLFISGASAVGEVYRRQHRSFDKLFFAGPGGMPAAIVSEDADVEAAGRFITRRAFINGGQYCTTLKKAYIHSSLYAAIRDQIIEGVRRMKVGDPLDPETDIGPIRVERTRAILQNALNQCSEARLISGAIDGETVYPLVLETENTTVPDLELFGPFLLLKPFDDPEQAAAELLQTRYGFLLAFFGSPPDVIKTAFHGHFGMVHDNPDFIFTPLRLPFGGKKDSGWIIERRGDHWIERDGAFLYSPELVSPNIS